The Bernardetia litoralis DSM 6794 genome includes a window with the following:
- a CDS encoding YebC/PmpR family DNA-binding transcriptional regulator, producing MGRAFEYRKKAKFARWGAMARNFTKVGREIAIAVKDGGADPDTNPRLRTAMQNAKGFNMPKDRVEAAIKRASSKEEGDFEEIVYEGYAMHGIPVVVECATNNSNRTVAMVRMHFNRCGGALGKTGSLEFMFDRTGVFELEADKVDMDELELDFIDAGAEDITTATIEVEEGVEQEIIVIHTKFEDFGQMQKFLEEKGIEPKKSNIQRIPKNTQKLDDEQEEEVMKLIDRLEEEDDIQEVYHNLE from the coding sequence ATGGGAAGAGCATTTGAATATCGTAAAAAAGCAAAATTTGCACGTTGGGGCGCAATGGCTCGTAACTTTACAAAAGTAGGAAGAGAAATTGCCATTGCAGTAAAAGACGGAGGAGCAGACCCAGACACAAATCCACGCCTCAGAACGGCAATGCAAAATGCAAAAGGCTTTAACATGCCAAAAGACAGAGTAGAAGCTGCTATTAAAAGAGCTTCCTCAAAAGAAGAAGGTGATTTTGAAGAAATTGTATATGAAGGATATGCAATGCACGGAATCCCTGTTGTGGTAGAATGTGCCACCAACAACTCCAACAGAACTGTTGCGATGGTAAGAATGCACTTCAATCGCTGTGGAGGAGCATTAGGAAAAACAGGTTCTTTAGAGTTTATGTTTGATAGAACAGGTGTTTTTGAGCTTGAAGCTGATAAAGTAGATATGGATGAGCTAGAACTTGATTTTATTGATGCTGGTGCAGAAGACATCACAACAGCAACTATTGAAGTAGAAGAAGGCGTAGAACAAGAAATTATTGTAATTCATACAAAATTTGAAGATTTTGGACAGATGCAAAAATTCTTGGAGGAAAAAGGAATTGAGCCGAAAAAATCAAATATTCAAAGAATTCCAAAAAATACTCAAAAACTTGACGACGAGCAAGAAGAAGAAGTAATGAAACTCATCGATAGACTAGAAGAAGAAGATGATATTCAAGAAGTTTATCATAACTTAGAGTAA